Sequence from the Candidatus Latescibacter sp. genome:
ATCATTCCGGTGGGAAATGTTTCACAGGACCTTCTTTTGTGTGTCAAAACTCCAAAAGGTCTCACCCAAAAGAGCATTGCCCCGGTACTGTTTGTACCCATGACCGGCAAAATCAGGGAGGAGAAATGATAAAAAAGTAAACTCCGAAAAAAAATTCTATACTCCCGAAACTTGTATCGCATAAGTTTTTTTAGAAATCCCTCATAGAATATCCGCCAGGGAAGCCATTCGGCCAGGATTTTGCGCTTAATCTCCTCAGGCGGTTTCATAGATTACCATTCCCTGTTTATCCGCCGGATACGCGATGCCGCCGACGACATCCTTGCTTTCCTGGAACCACTCAGTAGAAATGAAGATAATATCAAAGGGATATTCCATTCCCCTGAGCGCCCTGCGAAGGCGAACATATTCTTCTCGCCGGTCTCCGGGATCTTGCTCTACTACCAGCAGGTCGATGTCGCTGTCGGGAGTCATTGGACCTGTCACGGCCGAACCAAACAAGATAATCTTATCCGGACTGGCCACGTTGAGAATGCGCCGGACGATCTCATTAACCAGGGATTCATCGATGCCCATTGCAAACTCCATAATGATCATATATTGGTTAGAACGGCCACCAAATGTCACCAATTTGTTTAACCGTGTCTATTTCACCATAAACCTTAAATTAATAAAGGGGAAACAGTCGGTACTTCCCGTTTCCCCCTATCAATCATTAACCAACACCCTTTTGAGGATTCGTGGTTGATATTCTGGCTCCGGTGGTAGGACTCGAACCTACAACTTAGCGGTTAACAGCCGCTCACTCTGCCATTGAGTTACACCGGAACTCAGCAGTTTCTTGAGATAGGTAAAATATAAAATAGCCTTCCCCTTGTCAACACATTCCGGCAATTTTCATCAATTTGTTCTTAGTTATTCTTCAGCTTCTGGTAAAGGCTCTGGTAGCGGATGAGCTGCACCTTCAGGGCTTCCCGTTTTTTGGTATCCTTTTCACTTTCGAGCCGCCGCCGTAACTCTTCGATTTTCGAGCGGATTTCCGGCTCATCGTAGGGAGAGAGATGGTCAGCGATATATTTCTCCGCCGTTTCCCGATCCACCTTGATCATTGCCGCTGAGGCTATAAGCTGCTGGGCCTCGCGGTTTTCCACAACGTTCATGAGCGCGGAAGGCGAAACATCGAGTCCCTCCACCAGGCGATGAAAAATTATATCCGCCACCGCTTTCATGGCCGGATGGCCGAAGGGTTTGGATCCCAGCTCTTCCATGAGTCGGCGGCTCAGATCGGGATAGTGGATAACAGCGGCGAGCAGTTCCCGCTGCCGTACTGTTCCCATCAATTGAGATGATTGCTCCCCCTCCCCTGATTCCTTGCGGCCGGCTCTTTTTTTAATACGCCCATCCACCGCTTTCCGCATCGAATCACGGTCCACCCCGATTTTAAACGATAGATCGTTGATGTATATATCCCTCTTGAGTTCATCCGGAATAAGGGAAATGGAATCGGCAATCTCTCCCGCCAGTTTGATTTTATCCTTTACGTCCGCTGCGTCCCTTTTCAATGCCTGAAGCTTGAATTCCCATATATCGAGGGGATGTTCCAGATATTTTTGCAGCGCCTCGGCGCCATACTCCCGTACATAGGAATCGGGATCGTGCCCCTCGGGGAGTACAACCACCCCGATGCTGAGATCGGTGGCGAGCAGGTTGTCGACTCCGCGGACAGCGGCGGAAAGCCCGGCGCTGTCCCCATCGAAGAGCAGAAGAGCAGACCGCGCCAGACGGGCAATAATCCTCCCCTGCTCCGTGGTGAATGAAGTTCCGGAAGAGGCAATTGCATGGGTGATTCCGGCCTGGTGAAGGGAAATGACATCCATGTAACCTTCTACCACAACCGCCGTGCGCAGTTTTTTTATAGCAGCTTTCGCCTGGTAGAGGCCGAACAGGACCCGGCTCTTATGGTATACCGGAGATTCGGGCGAATTCACATATTTTGCACCCTCCCCCGCCAGGATTCTTCCTCCAAATCCTATGATGCGGGCCGCCTGATCGATGATCGGGAAGATGACCCTACCCCCGAAACGGTTGTAGGAGGGGCCGCCGTACTTGCTCGGAACAAGGAGACCGGCCGCTTCCAGCGCTTCGGGCTGTACGGTTTTTTTACGGGCAAAGGCGATAAGCCC
This genomic interval carries:
- a CDS encoding nucleotidyltransferase domain-containing protein gives rise to the protein MEFAMGIDESLVNEIVRRILNVASPDKIILFGSAVTGPMTPDSDIDLLVVEQDPGDRREEYVRLRRALRGMEYPFDIIFISTEWFQESKDVVGGIAYPADKQGMVIYETA
- the dnaG gene encoding DNA primase, with the translated sequence MYDDFSTFKEEVKGRIDIADVIGEYVELKKRGSATIGLCPFHNEKTPSFNVNRAGQFYYCFGCGKGGDVISFLMDITGMSFLEAIEQLTERAGLEMPRKESFSPGAKEDTDRIIAANLTAAEYFHLSLSSEEGKAGMDYLLGRGLTPETIRSFRLGFAPEDSAGLIAFARKKTVQPEALEAAGLLVPSKYGGPSYNRFGGRVIFPIIDQAARIIGFGGRILAGEGAKYVNSPESPVYHKSRVLFGLYQAKAAIKKLRTAVVVEGYMDVISLHQAGITHAIASSGTSFTTEQGRIIARLARSALLLFDGDSAGLSAAVRGVDNLLATDLSIGVVVLPEGHDPDSYVREYGAEALQKYLEHPLDIWEFKLQALKRDAADVKDKIKLAGEIADSISLIPDELKRDIYINDLSFKIGVDRDSMRKAVDGRIKKRAGRKESGEGEQSSQLMGTVRQRELLAAVIHYPDLSRRLMEELGSKPFGHPAMKAVADIIFHRLVEGLDVSPSALMNVVENREAQQLIASAAMIKVDRETAEKYIADHLSPYDEPEIRSKIEELRRRLESEKDTKKREALKVQLIRYQSLYQKLKNN